The window TCCCACATGCACGTTTGatctgtaaaataaaactaaaaataatccaGCCGCCGCTGATCAAAGATATCAACAAAAAGTACTCGCTACACGTTGCATTACgtctttaaaaaatctttgataaAGTAGTCTTATGCGAGCGATAAATCGCACGCATAAATTTTTTGGCGCATGTGTAGGcgtgtgcgcgtgcgatcgcacgcgtctCCTGACCGGGCTTGATTATAAAACTTcgcaaaagatttttattatttaattcgaATTTAGGTAGAATTTATATCTTTATGGCGCTGCATCTCCGAAAAGGGCTACCAAAATGATTGCGCATATTAAATGTTGATATATATTGAAAGTAAGCCAAAAATATATGGTTATATATTTTAACCTGTGACCTGCTACCTGTGTGACATGTGGAATACACCAGCTGTatatgttctgcccagattgcgaaaacgaccTGTTTATAAACATGACTGCCGGATTATGTAGGCATGgcctgattatgtttttttttaccctGATTATGttgtggtgaccggattatgaacccTGGATATAATGGCTGACTTAGGCAGGCtttgattggcattttctttgaACTTTTGTGAATGAACCATTGATGAATTATTGTCACATGACATTTTTCTTTCCAAGATAGAACACTATTGAAAACAAGGCAtgtcgaaagaaaaaaaatcttcacGTTATTTTTCTCTGTACTGCAGGATAAAACACTATTGAAAACTAGGCATAGggaaagaaaaaagtctcgacATAATTCTTAGCATAAACTCCTCTTGAATGTACTCAACATTTACCagaatatactttgaagtaactagaTTTTGCGGATGGGTGGGTTTATTTTtatgagaacaacaacaactttgccaccagggctatttgcttgtcagaagtgatgacgaatgatataaaaattatgtttgttCTATAAGGGAGAAATAATATAATTTATTGCTGCTCTGGTTATATATATTTGttctatagctatagctataatAAGTGAAAAATAACTGGCCtcccgattatatttgttctataagtctcaaataatattagactgttTTACATAAGTCAGCCTGCCATGATTATGTGTGTTTTTTAAGTAACAAATGACAATTAAGTAACAAATATATACCAGAGCTGAAATGTTtaccactgaaaatgtaaacaaagaatttGATCTATAGCTAAGCTGTAGAAAAATCATACAAAAATAGCTACTTAAAATAGTTATATCTATAATTTAACATATTCACACTTACTCCGAATCTGTATTATAAGCACCAGAAGAACACGTGGAGCAAAAACTTGGACTCCTTCCCAAAGATGAACACTCGCTATCAAAACTGTCCCGGCGGTAGTAATAATTCTTACTGTTAACATGAGTAAAGTTTTGGTGTTTTGTGTTCATCATGAAAACTTCTATTAATAACTTGaagcatcaaaattttaatttttatgtgttAAATTTTGTTCATAACCATAAGAAGAAAAGAAGTAATTAATTTTATCACTGCTACGTCTCCCATATTTGTTTTCATATGGAGCACGGCCAAGCTCCGGTCCTGGAAATGTGAAGATGATAATAACGACCACCCCCGACTGCAAGTTCCTCCTGTTGCCCGTGACCAAAATTCATGTACAAGAAGCCCAAGAGTTATATACAAGATTCATGTACCAATCGGAAGAAGAACTATAACCTCCTTCCAAGAACTAGTTAATTTTTTATACTTGAAGTTAACAGGTCCTGGGTACGATTGGATAGactcaaaaattcaaaatatgcACTGGGACGAAAGCATGAAGTATAAAACTCAGGAATCCTGCAACACCCGGGAATCCTGCAACACTTTCCGCGTTATTCCATCTATGTAACAAAGGGAGGATCGCAAGATGGTATTGCGCCTTAACGGCAATGACAAAGAGAATGtcaaagaataatttaaatgttaatattttcCTATAAATAAATGCGTATTGTTTGAAAACTGCTAAAGTACTTTTCGCCACTTCTGAAGAAGTAGATTGCTGCCGCCAAAACTGAGATAATTCACATTTTTTCTAAAGTTCAAGCGTAGACggtcaaaataaaaatacactgTGTAAAAAACAGTATCTAAATTGACAGTTACATCTCCcataaaagtaagaaaaatatagaaatttaaaaattcttaccACCACTTGGCTGTAACATATTTTCTtcgatttttttgatttttttcgaaTACAAATTTCATACTAAACACGACGAGTGTAGTTTTTTCTATCTGAGATTTTTATATTTCCTGATCTTTTTTAGTGTCAGAACAAAGACAGGAAGGATATATGTTTACCTAATTGAGTTGTTggtatgttttatattttctttacagacaaaacttttgttgttaaaaatgaaacagaatCATATTTGTGTCAAAAGCACGTACAAGAGCAATACGACACCTTGAGAAAATTGGCGCGAATTATATAATTTACTATCGCGAGTGCAATCACTATATTTCTCTTACTTGTAGTTAAAATATTACGCTTTGCCAAGAAACAAAAGTTAAGAAACTACACAGGttgaaaataatattgaaaaaattggttcagaaatattttttggcCTGCGAGTTTTGTGGTACGcacgtttttttattgtaaaaatgtttaaatttcagCTGAGCTGAATGTGGGTACTTGCGTAACGAGGTGTGTAATAAGTTGGCAAAATTTGAGCTTTCGCGTTCTTATATACTGAGATCTTACATAGAAAACGtgaatttgaattttaatgtgaaaaacaaacataaagtAAGCAAATTAATGCATGTTAGTTTTAATCGTTttgcattattttatttctaactTTTGTCTAGCAAGACGCCAAATGCTATTTCTCACTCTCGCCCCTAGAGCTCTTTCAGATAAAATCCAAGGGTTTAAtgtcaaagagctctggggtcgagaatggctATTTCTTTCTCTTGGACTTCACACACGTTTTGTTCTCATCAAGAAAGCAAAATGTTTAATGAATGTAGGAAAGCTTAAGCTGTTGTCATTATATATTGATGAGAAGAAATGTGACTTCGTGTGAAACGAATAGGGATTTATTTTTCCCATGGctttttaattcttcttttgtTCCGTCTCTCACGTGCTCAATTGAATTAGCAGCTGAGATTTCATGCAAATTTTAGCAACGATAAGCTACAATTTGTTTAGGCTTTCACTTTTGGAAGTGCGCTCAATCTATCCGAAAAACgaaacaagaaagaaaataaaaagcagtaaaaattaGAAACAAATTATCAGTAAAACCAACATGATGCTTTTTCTACTCTTCGTGTATTCCATGTTTACTTCTGTGTCTGGTCACACATTTACGTTAATAGATAGAGAAAAATCGTACGCTCGTCTGCATTCGCCGATGTGGAAACGAAatggaaaattacattttaatatGAAAACAAATGGAAAGGACGGTACAATTTGTACGATTGAAAATCAAGTTGGCGAAATTATGAGATTGATATCACAAAAAGGCCTTCTTCAAATTCTATTTGACGATATCAAGCAACCGGTATTTACGGACAGCTTAGAAATAAGAGAACGTCGTTGGAATCACATTCGATTGCATCAAACACGTGATGGTTTAGCAATGCGCTTTAATCACGTGAATATGGACATTCCGTTGACAAAAAGACGGTGGAAGGTTTCTTATTGGAAAAGCGTGACCATAGGTGAACCATTGCAAGAACGGAATGAAGTAAATAGCCAAAGAAGGTAAGTTCATCACTACTCCTTTTTAATTAATAGTATCGTTCCCGGAGCTTTTTTTTGTCTTCTAATATGTGACTAGCACAAACGCACCAAACACGCGAAGCAAGAAATGAGCTCTGGGCCAACCTTATCCCCAGGGatcttttctctttctgacaatcttggACGGCGAGAAAATATTTCTTATCGCCGTTCGAGATTGTCAGCAGGAGAAAAAGAGCCCTGAGACAAGGTTGGCTGTGGGGATGAAATTGGTTAAAAAACGATATCATTTACAACACTTTCaatttcaacttttaattttcagtaTTGTAGGTTGTATACAACTTCATACACATAAACATGATGAAAAGTTTATAGACAACAAGCAAGCAATATTGGACGGTTGCATTGACGCATGCGCTGTACAATCCTGTCAAAATGGTGGAGAATGTGTTAACCAATATAATGCTATTACTTGTGACTGTCGAAGCAGTGGTTACACTGGAAAAACTTGTGATATCAGTAAGATACCTATCTTTTTTTCAACTTTGTTAATCTTCGCGGAAATAATTTTTTCGagtttttttcatcttttttcgcTTAATATTtgattataaattatttttcctttttccacATTAGAAGCTGAAGCAGTAAAATTAGACACCTCGAATTTCATAGTAATGGAAGTCAATCTCTTGGACGAAGATGACGAAATTTCGATtcgttttaaaacaaatattccAAGTGGAATTTTAATAGCAACAGAATCACAAGACGAGTTACCCTTGGTCGAATTATATAACTCAAGTATTCTTGTTGTTGTTCAAGTTGCCACAGGTAGGTTTCTGCGGATTTTATCACGATGAGAACTCACAAAAACAAAGACACCTTAGCAGAGATTGAAGAAAACACGAGCAAATTTTCTTGCCCTTTAACTACTTATTGTAGCATCTTTATCTAACACGATTTATTTTCCTTAGGTGTATTACGAATGAACATCGGCAAGGATTTACACGACGGGCAGTGGCATCATTTTCAGTTATCTCGCAACTTTCACGACGTCAAACTAAAACTCGACAGTGACGTTAATGTGCACGCTATTATCCGCGACGAAAACAACAACGTCAACCTGAGTAAAGAAGAAAGTTTCTTACATTTCGGAGGAGTTGTGAATCCTAATGATACTATTTACTCTctaagtaaacaaaactttaaagGTTGCTTGCAACAAGTTTTTTTTGGTCAAAATGACGTCATAAGAAATTCGTTACGTCAGCACAATCCGTCATATTCAACTGCTGGAAAAATTGAGCCTTGTCATGGTTCTTCAGGGTAATAAGTTTCTGGCACTTAAACCATAAGGGATTGCAGTAAAATCGGAACAAACAGTGACGCCGTCATATTTGTAAAAACAACCCCTCTTGGAGTTTGTGTGGAACACAGTCCGGCGGAAAGCgcggcaaaaaaaaaaagaaaacacattGTACCAAACAGGATGGGTTTCTTAAACAACTATATAGTTGcacttttgaaataatttacaaGACATACAGATTGGTTGATCAGTTCGTCACAATTCGTCCACGTCTCCTGCAAAATTGTCGTCAAAAGTTCAGCTTTGTCATGTAATTCTTTTTCGATGTACAACAGGTCCCCGTGTAGCTatggaaacaaaaaaattgtcaacAGATTCTccttttttttgtattgtacaaattgtaaaaaggtttagaaaagtaatttttattactatttttactttctttttactttgaccTACCTTCAGAAAGAGCGAAATATATGCTTGAACAAGTTCATAATCCTTTCCAATACGCAGTAAGTCGATAAAGCATTGTAACACTATGCATAATAGTTCGACGCTTCCACCTGCGTCCGGACCAAGTGAACGAAATTCAACATCTGTTTCAGACGGACTCATGTTTCGTAACTTGTCAAGAAAGATAACAGCTatgaaaaaatatacaaaagctAAAGCCAAAATGAATTCGATATGTTAGAAAATCCATAACATTCTCTACAAACCTCTATCAGTTTGTTCCTGCTTCAATAACTTCTGAATAGGCGAGTCAAATCCAAACGTTTGAAATTTTTTCACCCGTGAACTCTGAGAAATGAGACGATTAGAATTCATAggttaacatttaaaaaaagaaatagcaAAGTAAAACAGATGAAAGCTAACCTCATCCTCATCTTCATTGGATTGCGTTATGTCGAACTTTGTTTCCAAACCTCCAACAGTTGGTAAGAAAAACGGTGCAGCTTTTGGTTTCTTAGGAGGCTGTTTGGGCTTGTTTCGTTCCTAAGAGTAGGGCAAAATAAAACTCCTAAATGAATTATATATAAAAGGTCATAAAAAGAAAGTCGCTATAGTGTTCTTGAGTAGTAAGCACACAAAGTTGATTATGTAGAAATAAACACCACACACTATATGTATACCTTAATCAGTTCAAGGTTAATTAAAGTCTGCCAACGTGATTCCGGTAGCATAGAAAGTGTGACCAGGGGTGAAGAAATTTGTTCCGGAGAGATATATTCTTCCACATTACTCTTCTCTTCCATTTCAACTTCTTCAACTTCCACTTGACTTTCTTTAAGTAAAACAAGAGAAACGGATTATATATAACTGAATAACTAGTAATCAGCAATTGTGATTGTAAGCGTTTTATATCGCAAGGCAGTTGTGAATTGTGGAGGTTTTGTGTTGCGTAGTAATTGTACAGTATTTCTCTAATAAACGCCCCTATAATATTATATAAAGCCTCTCTCTTTTAAATGAACCTTTGTAATAAACGACCTAATAGTGTGATCACAGGGAGGGCGTTTATTAGAAAATCTCTTGAGCCAACCGATTCGGACATTGAAGAAGCCAatattaaaagaatttaattgattttgatGAAGAAGACATGACCTTGCAAATATTGaggatatatataaaatatctcatatatgaaaaaaaatatatgttgtaAATAAACGCCCCTCTCTTATTAACGCcctctaaaatcttaaaaattctACAAGCGCTCAAAGCGTTTATTGGAGAAAAAAGGGTAATTTGTAAACTCTCCCATCCTCCTttcaaatacatttttaaaaataaaaatcgacATGCGTTTACCTTCTGTTTCAATCTGAGTGGTCGGCAACGATAGCGAAACAGGTTGATAATCATTTGGTAGAGGGGAAGGATACACTCCGGAATAAGTCACTTTGTTTGACCTAAAACATGAAAGTTCTTGTGAGAAGATCACAGGGAACAGCAATTCACCCATCAGGAAAATCCACGCAAATTCGCCCGCCGCTACTGAAAGCTATGATTTTGGCTCaccgaagaaaaaaattaagcatTATATTATAGACTAGCTAAAATTTAGGGGGTCCTTTTTGTATCCCATATTTCGTGTTTCCATAGCACGACGTTTTTTTGCGGCAAGACAGACAGatagaatacggctattattaatataAAGACTGGCCGTTAGCCCATGGTAAATCCACGGGAATTCGCCCATTACAGTAAAATATATCGCAATAATTTGTAGTTTTAAGGTTTAGTGACTGGTTTAGCACGGGCCAGTTTTGGACAGGAAaaaatacgggtattattataaAGAAGATTATAAATTATAAACACCACGTAAACACTCACCATAAGTATATTCCCAAGTCATCCTGGTGTGTCGTAGCAAGAAATTCACCAGTTGGAGAAATCGCGACACTCGACGCAGGTGTGTCCACCAGAAAACAGTCTATTAGTCTAGATgtaccaaacaaaaaaacagctTTCTTGACTGTTAATGACAAAACAAATATTGACAAGATTAAATGTTTTTCACATTATTAGGATCTGGTGttttaaatcctaaaaattattattataaacaaattttatgaagCATAAGAATGAAAATGCTAAATATGCTCCAGAAAAAATGTTCTAGCTAAACACCTAACAATAAATACCTAACAGCAAATTTACGCAAATCTGCAACTCCTATTAAACGTAGTGAAAAATTTTTATCAACTCCAAAATATTGAAGTTTGATATACAACATCTATATCGTGAAGTCATCTTTCTTAAACTACTAACTTTCTTAAACTACTGCTAACTGAGCTAATACACCAACCTTGCTGAAGGTACATCCCATGTTTTGATAGATCCATCCATGGATGCAGAAACTAACCATCGCGCATCGCTACTCCATGACTATGAAGAGAATACGTTTTCGTGAATgtctcaaaaaaaaactttagggGTACGGCAAAGTTTCATTGCATAACGTCTAGATAAGGCGGAATAAATTAAACGTGACTTACTATATCCGTAATAATACTTGTGTGCCCTGGGAATTTTCGAACGGCATTTCTTGTATCGATGTCGTATATTGTCAGAGAAAAGTCTTCAAAGCAAACAGCCAACAAAGAGCTGAAAGAATTCGCAGAAACTTTTTATcaatctttattttatttatatgaaaGAAACGAAGGTAATTTACCTTACCTTTCTCTATGTAATCTGCTTTTAATAACCGGACATTGGCAGTTGATTGTATCAATAAGGGTGTGTTCCTTGAAATCCCACGTCTAAAAATACAGAACGCGATACAGAGTTACAAAGAAGctgattatgaaggtattaaatGCTGTAAAAATTGTAACCTTTATAGATTTGTCAGCTGATGTGGACACCATTACGAGGTTGGCTGTATCCACAGCAACGCCTCTGATTATTCCTTTATGACCTGAAGTATCAAAGAAAAGAATGTTTTGTAAAGTACTAGTACTCTACACTATTTGcaacaaataattttatatgGTTACAAGGAATACCGTTTCCTTTCTTTCCAAAGCAGCCACGTTGTATCCCAGATTGTAAATTGAATTTTTCGATCAAGCCGTTTTTGTAACCAACAATAGAGAAATTGCCACAGCTGCTAATATCAACAGCCTAAAGAAGTTAAAGAGTTAAATAAAGTATGGATTTTTTAATAACAGGAATTTCCAAATCGTGAACATACCGTAGCAACTTTTGTCTTTGATCCATCCAGTCCAAGTTTGAATTTTCCCTTCGCACGTTTCATTGTACTCCACGTCACGCCAGAAGAATATCCCAAATGACACGTGACAACATTATCCCAATCTTTCTCTCTGGatgtttctaaataaaaaattccCTGGCTTTTGACAAGTGGACCGTAAATAATACCATTACGATTTACATGGAGGGAGTCGCAAAATCGTTTGaatttccaaatttttaatTCAAAGTTTCCTTATGAAACTAGTGCCAAGACCAACTATATACAGAGCTCCAAATTTCTTACATTATCAGAGTAAAGAGATTGTCTTTTGACACAACTACCAACAAGAAAGTGTTAGGATTAGATATTCTATTTTTAGATGAACAGACTGAGAGAATCCGAACAGTATGTCAGGTGCTGTGAAGACGTGATAAAAATTGGCAATATGAATTTCGCATATTCACTTTTGTTTGGCGAGTTATTTTGTCAtaagatatttttatatacGCATGTAAGGATACAAGAATAGTACATTGAATACCGAATTTTATGGTATTTTAGAATACGAATAAAATTGTTAACATCTCAACAGCGAGAAAAAAggtaaaattagcaaaaattagggtattttaaaaaatcatgctgagcaaaaaaaaaaaaaaaatttaaattgcaaGAAAAATTGTTTAAGAATTCAGGACTATTTCAGTTTTTCAACTACTTTTCTGGAAAATATTTCTGTTAGGTttgtagaaaaaataaattatcttgTGTGGTTTAAAGTAATATTAACATAATTAATTTTCAGGACTATTTAAAGATatcgttttaatttttggtaagACTCTAGCAGGAATTTCCAGAACCGTCTCACCATGGAAATGACAATGCAGCTGCATCTACTGACAACAGAATGCAACTTTTGCAGATATTTAGGCCAGGAAAACAGCAAGCTTGTTGCACATTCTAAAATTCACGCATTACATAATAGCCCACTATATGACCTGTGAGTGCGTTAGAATTTGAATTATTAACAAGTTTAAAAGAAGTGTATGCTAAATCGAACGTGTGTTCATAAAGCAAgacgatttttgaaattcaaaCAATGAGGAATAATTAGGTGTGGCAATTTTAATCACGTGATCTACTATCTTTCGTATCGCAAACAGGGTCAAATCTCTACTTCATACCTGCTGCAATGCAAGTTATAGGTGGAAGTTGCAAATCTTCAATCTGCATACCActgtgtttaaattttttaagtaaaGACCCTAAAACATAGTCAagattaaatatttatttagttaaaaaaactcATGACGTAAGCAGTATTTCAACATATAATACCTTGACTAAATTCATGGCATTGTTCTCCTCTCATGACGGCTGTATATCGAAGCGTTCGATCCATACCTTATGAAAACATTTACAAAAATAgtcaaaaaaagttgaaatttttattttacttcattTTTCAATTTCCCTCGATCATTAAATCATACCTGCTGTTAGAACGACATTTCCATAAGAACCATAAAATAATGATTGTGTTGGTGGAGCACTATGACCACATCGACTCTTTAACAACCTACAACTACCATCTGGATTGTCGAAAAtccaaatcttaaaaaaaatagtacATTTCAGCATTATGTctacagaaattaaaaaatgtttttaaccaatcagcaCAAACTAATATTTAGCTAAATATTTGTTTCTCAAATTTTCTTGGCATTATCTCATGTAATGCAAATAAGAGCTAAATGAATCAAAAATTCAATTGACTGATGGACTAGAgacatgaaatattttttcgtcACTAAAAAATTGTTAGGAAAAGgaatatttgttttatataatatattcaaGTATACCATCAACACAACAAAGTCAAACCTTTAAGGAATTATCAGGACCAGATGTGATAAGCAATGGttgcttttgaaaaaatttcatgCCTGTTACATTGCCACTATGTGCCGCCTGAAGAACATACGAAGATTGCTTTTTTTCTAAATCCCAGAACGAAATGGTTCCTGACGATGAACCAGTTGCCATAATTGGTTTCCCATCTAATGAAAAAAACATTGGTATTGACATACTGCTTGTTACTGCAAAATTGCAGTCGTGCATGATATGCAAAGCTCACCTGTTCTGAAAGATATAGCAGTTACCAATCCAAATTCCTGATAAAAAGACATCAGGATCTTTTCAAATTTgatatttattaaaacaatGCGTCCACTTTGCAATCCCACTCCAACAACATCAACTGCAGGAGACTAAATAGAAGATAATTTGCTGGTATAATTGCTGCAATTGTACCTTTTCTGTAAAGGATGAAAATTACCTGTTCAAGAACCACAACAGGCTCTCTCCAACCTTTCAATTCGTGAATAAGTTTGCTAAAATAAACAACTGCTTTCAACAACTGCttttaaaactaataaaaacaTGTCATGAGTGAGGTTTCATGTTTTAGTGAGGTTTCATGTTTTGTTGACGAGAAACctgtttataagaaacctgCATGTTAGAAAactttagttttaattttttatgactAATTTTAAAATAGGAACATCTGCAACCTGTAACATTGTACAATACAAAATTATATGAGTATTGTGTTCTTCACAACAATATATTCAATGGAGGCAATGTGATTATAAATTGACTAgaacatatttaatttttgttgtgaTGTTgataaggtaaaaaaaaactataaaacgaaaaacgcttcgtttttataagcaaaaaatattaggaaaaaaaaaagaaacattagaaaactataaataagaaacttttagaactaaAGTTGCTTTGCTAGATTCCTTATAAAAAGTGTATAGCCTATAAAACCCATATAAATTCAGACTCATTCTAGACAAAATTTAAAAGGGTAATATTTCAACAACTCAAATTTTAACTTTGTTGGTTATGTGTATTTCCATAGTGTGAATCCACTTTAATTTCCGTTTACTTTGTATCCACCCCTAGCATAGTTGGACCCCTCCATTAAGTTTTCTATTACATTCCTGACAAATTTAATAAAGGTGGAAAAAAAGGCTGTGCATGGAGAGCAAAATGACAAACTGATCAAATGTCAattagaaagtaaaaaaaatatctaaacaaaaCTTGTACAATAACTTactgagaaataaaaaaatggtacTCAATCTTCAAAAATTCAACCAGTTTGCAAATTTTCATGCATCTGCCAATTAATAATTTTACTTACTGTGTTTTTACATTCCATATCTGTAGTGTACCTTGCTTACTTCCCAACagaattttattcaaatatgTACTGGGGTGCATACACGCACTTATTTTAAATTCTCTAGGATCCAGTGAAAAGATTAAGTAGGATTctacaaaagtgaaaacatgtaAGAACATTAcaacaaatatttatattttgaaatatgagaacaaaaaaaaaaataaaaccactTAGAATTCTAACTTTATTACTAGTTatcgaaataaaacaaaacatcagagtgtgaaaaaataaaaaataataatcaggTTAAGGTTGTAACGTCTTAAAAGGTAGTTAACTTTACATAACTTTAGTTAATTGCAAAGCTGGCATTAGTACGGTAGCACGTAGCTGTGGTTGCCATTTTAGTTTCACAGGCCTGGGCTCCAATctaaagtttgtttgttttagtcaTGGTCTCGCTCCATGGTTTCTCTTTCGCTTGTGCTAGCCAGCAATAGTTGCGGTTTTAACTCCCATCCATCCCGCCCGGAATTCTTACTGTTTAGTTTAGTTAGCTTTATtcaatgtaaatatttttaggacACTATATATGCAAACATGTTGTTACATTAAACACTGGCGACGGATATATTTCCTATaggttgtatatatatttactttgcGTTCCTGTGGTCTGAAAGACAGGGTCAAAGGGGGTGTTTTGTGTATTTTAAACTCATGTTTGTATTCTTAAGTAATATTTTGCTATTTATGACCTATTAATCTTAAGCTGTCCTTGTTGGAAGTTTGTTAGAACCTGTCTTTGTTGACAGTTTGTTTAGTACCTGTCTTTGTGTACAGTTTgttttacttatatttattagcaGTTTGTTTCTGTGGTCCTTGTTGACCGTACTACATTTACGAGAAACTGTCTTAGAAAGTTTGTTATGGTCTTTGTTGACCTCTGTTGTAATTATATAAACACACATCCTCCTAGACCCCTCATATCCGCCAAACTTGCagcttttattgttgtttttcccTGCGCGTTGTCAGCAATTAAATAAGCAAAAACTAAGCCAACACCTCTAATCTTGGacaaaatattttcagcataaattatttttttcttctttcacaCAACAGTCATTTTGAactttctaatttaaatttgtttacatcAGCCAATTCAATGTGATATGTTATTTGCCTGCCTGCTTTGTTAACACATCAACATTTGTGACAATAATTGCCAAGTAACAACGTAAAATACAAAG is drawn from Hydractinia symbiolongicarpus strain clone_291-10 chromosome 8, HSymV2.1, whole genome shotgun sequence and contains these coding sequences:
- the LOC130655519 gene encoding contactin-associated protein like 5-3-like, with the protein product MMLFLLFVYSMFTSVSGHTFTLIDREKSYARLHSPMWKRNGKLHFNMKTNGKDGTICTIENQVGEIMRLISQKGLLQILFDDIKQPVFTDSLEIRERRWNHIRLHQTRDGLAMRFNHVNMDIPLTKRRWKVSYWKSVTIGEPLQERNEVNSQRSIVGCIQLHTHKHDEKFIDNKQAILDGCIDACAVQSCQNGGECVNQYNAITCDCRSSGYTGKTCDIKAEAVKLDTSNFIVMEVNLLDEDDEISIRFKTNIPSGILIATESQDELPLVELYNSSILVVVQVATGVLRMNIGKDLHDGQWHHFQLSRNFHDVKLKLDSDVNVHAIIRDENNNVNLSKEESFLHFGGVVNPNDTIYSLSKQNFKGCLQQVFFGQNDVIRNSLRQHNPSYSTAGKIEPCHGSSG
- the LOC130655514 gene encoding WD repeat-containing protein 36-like isoform X1, whose protein sequence is MAERKIKMESQVFSPFRALGFVSNHIPLCLEARGSDNFVTTVVGSSYHIYNCQRLNLLFVGQSTSEPISALCSARTLTIVATGNKVCIFQRGKQISSYNEHQATVHMLLQLGDHIISIDDSNAIHVWSHKTSESYLIFSLDPREFKISACMHPSTYLNKILLGSKQGTLQIWNVKTHKLIHELKGWREPVVVLEQSPAVDVVGVGLQSGRIVLINIKFEKILMSFYQEFGLVTAISFRTDGKPIMATGSSSGTISFWDLEKKQSSYVLQAAHSGNVTGMKFFQKQPLLITSGPDNSLKIWIFDNPDGSCRLLKSRCGHSAPPTQSLFYGSYGNVVLTAGMDRTLRYTAVMRGEQCHEFSQGSLLKKFKHSGMQIEDLQLPPITCIAAETSREKDWDNVVTCHLGYSSGVTWSTMKRAKGKFKLGLDGSKTKVATAVDISSCGNFSIVGYKNGLIEKFNLQSGIQRGCFGKKGNGHKGIIRGVAVDTANLVMVSTSADKSIKTWDFKEHTLIDTINCQCPVIKSRLHRESSLLAVCFEDFSLTIYDIDTRNAVRKFPGHTSIITDISWSSDARWLVSASMDGSIKTWDVPSARLIDCFLVDTPASSVAISPTGEFLATTHQDDLGIYLWSNKVTYSGVYPSPLPNDYQPVSLSLPTTQIETEESQVEVEEVEMEEKSNVEEYISPEQISSPLVTLSMLPESRWQTLINLELIKERNKPKQPPKKPKAAPFFLPTVGGLETKFDITQSNEDEDESSRVKKFQTFGFDSPIQKLLKQEQTDRAVIFLDKLRNMSPSETDVEFRSLGPDAGGSVELLCIVLQCFIDLLRIGKDYELVQAYISLFLKLHGDLLYIEKELHDKAELLTTILQETWTNCDELINQSVCLVNYFKSATI
- the LOC130655514 gene encoding WD repeat-containing protein 36-like isoform X2; translation: MCFQKSWQSTSEPISALCSARTLTIVATGNKVCIFQRGKQISSYNEHQATVHMLLQLGDHIISIDDSNAIHVWSHKTSESYLIFSLDPREFKISACMHPSTYLNKILLGSKQGTLQIWNVKTHKLIHELKGWREPVVVLEQSPAVDVVGVGLQSGRIVLINIKFEKILMSFYQEFGLVTAISFRTDGKPIMATGSSSGTISFWDLEKKQSSYVLQAAHSGNVTGMKFFQKQPLLITSGPDNSLKIWIFDNPDGSCRLLKSRCGHSAPPTQSLFYGSYGNVVLTAGMDRTLRYTAVMRGEQCHEFSQGSLLKKFKHSGMQIEDLQLPPITCIAAETSREKDWDNVVTCHLGYSSGVTWSTMKRAKGKFKLGLDGSKTKVATAVDISSCGNFSIVGYKNGLIEKFNLQSGIQRGCFGKKGNGHKGIIRGVAVDTANLVMVSTSADKSIKTWDFKEHTLIDTINCQCPVIKSRLHRESSLLAVCFEDFSLTIYDIDTRNAVRKFPGHTSIITDISWSSDARWLVSASMDGSIKTWDVPSARLIDCFLVDTPASSVAISPTGEFLATTHQDDLGIYLWSNKVTYSGVYPSPLPNDYQPVSLSLPTTQIETEESQVEVEEVEMEEKSNVEEYISPEQISSPLVTLSMLPESRWQTLINLELIKERNKPKQPPKKPKAAPFFLPTVGGLETKFDITQSNEDEDESSRVKKFQTFGFDSPIQKLLKQEQTDRAVIFLDKLRNMSPSETDVEFRSLGPDAGGSVELLCIVLQCFIDLLRIGKDYELVQAYISLFLKLHGDLLYIEKELHDKAELLTTILQETWTNCDELINQSVCLVNYFKSATI